From one Labeo rohita strain BAU-BD-2019 chromosome 8, IGBB_LRoh.1.0, whole genome shotgun sequence genomic stretch:
- the si:ch73-138n13.1 gene encoding calponin homology domain-containing protein DDB_G0272472 translates to MAAQVEVDAGRPCVVGSRLHLSPLIDSSNKSLMESSGGTQGSLIFSSEPNKPVPGPKPRLTPKPFTVEKNPTIRPILAPKPQPKPKPESSQPVSSKPDLPSTPKPQPASKPSLPSAYKTGLKPSGQTNKPVTQPFKPAPTDSNKFRTTQTTDVLRRTSFGATTARPKTDVQASTSGAEWPFASRKKQPGPSITRAKSMGFLSEIGLNNEDAKEDSGAKDECPPTVLRSQSKGSRPRPVSAVFLQNPAKSEPQVVTPTPAPRWAKGRPLSSDLTSKFESIGLSLNRRPAREDGKENTPEKPKSVGAVTQEKEQGAEKVEGPNKPSVLEKRTQKVESKEEDSKTDSKPEDTGGSSIKRRISLLMDSSSSFSVARGDTPGTEPRSPVSDTDGAVGVKQRIKELSEEVPTTLSPPQKPQYKPRTLISDRTKRFEAELESHSSHEPKGPHQVEEDLSKKFDYSTTEGQFTKQEDRNASSLGVQDLPISNRDGVQTVRASMFEHVVERHNVQVMEDNISQEPRAQQESTIKPMPRRNHSLRILDNSFKAPEDDDSVSLVKATYREQVSPSSPVRVEHVFDTVSLFGENRAVSEVLPPASLEDKAHTLRSRRSAPHGKEDRPTHEISNMLTDEATTPRYLRVGALQKWTITEAGREIESQMEQQKEILRNMEEEIQRQMQLHMTAAAALEEEDSESEAEWKKQSEAQRDREREREEVAAPKRPKMLEAEEQMNKPRATYFALTGQIQEPVHQGERVDEEAIFGRVKRGMVGGEDRGMKEVPFDDFTVRAAQWGPQNPPAPFRRNPSLDAAMHRDLQEELQKNDTGPRTDHRLQERERQKAVREEMEIERQRLAEFDKKMELERQRELKKQRDLEIEKQKIEREKRRDAEIQKEKERQELERQRELERQREMERQKREKERQKQIEYERMKAAERELEQQREFERQRQKEFEREKERMLDQERLRLREFEKQKEMERERERQLELERQREIERRKQRELEKQREKERLKELERQREVERQRELEKERERQRQLERQRELDRQRELERQQELERQQEIERQRENERQKELERQKQRELEIERWKRQKAEEREVKKELEELERIKEIERRQLLDFESQRQRERQEQVKQRSKKEREERQHQQGAERHRMETEPEKSLPTSPLRPKVLDLDAVSLGLKTGRDSRDNSPTARWKQPSLRPDELYKPGILDIDSFRSQTQPDAFPLTGLGGLESGGVGSVIHARPQATQPNVLQPQTTSQVQSPSQSQFYPQSQAYFQPTPTERMRTQLPPPLQPQILHQSQPHSLPFATERSRPQTHSLTETSDWPFPISSLPHSQTNAWGHTQTELAVDEPLWVSSMEGSRRPISTRPGGLDQQLFRHEDRGLSNILTPSSTSSMSPIFAPVQHPTVAPPMVPIQTSVPTAQPGFGQIQTHVPTAQPGFGPIQTPAPTAQLGFGPIQTSVPTAQPGFGPIQTPALTAQPGFGPIQTPAPTAQPSFGPIQTPALTAQPTSVASILTPERSWTSAPLNVGSSGGLVPSLTTPLAKKETSVPPSQIATTSVTDPIWTPNWELASQGQRENRTSHRDKVQQKRSRSMCRRSTPTESSADGPSTHVRTRRSRSAHKERSGESSELVKQCVGGPGGEQRHGQSGAGDRQSVRHMGDWTSHR, encoded by the exons ATGGCTGCCCAGGTTGAGGTAGATGCTGGGCGGCCATGTGTGGTTGGGAGTCGTCTGCACCTTAGCCCCCTTATAGACTCTAGCAACAAGAGCTTGATGGAGAGTTCAGGTGGCACCCAGGGGTCACTTATTTTTTCCTCTGAGCCTAACAAACCAGTTCCAGGCCCCAAGCCTAGACTCACTCCAAAACCTTTCACTGTGGAGAAAAACCCTACTATACGCCCCATTCTTGCTCCCAAACCACAGCCAAAACCAAAACCTGAATCCAGTCAACCAGTTTCCTCCAAACCAGACCTGCCCAGCACACCTAAACCACAACCAGCCAGTAAACCCAGTCTACCATCTGCCTATAAAACGGGCCTGAAGCCCAgcggacaaacaaacaaacctgtGACACAACCCTTTAAACCAGCACCTACTGATTCCAACAAATTTAGAACAACCCAAACCACTGATGTGCTGAGAAGAACAAGCTTTGGAGCCACAACAGCTCGACCCAAAACTGATGTTCAGGCCTCCACTTCTGGTGCCGAATGGCCTTTTGCTTCTCGGAAAAAACAACCCGGCCCTTCGATCACTCGTGCTAAATCAATGGGCTTCCTTTCAGAGATTGGACTGAATAATGAGGACGCTAAAGAGGATTCTGGTGCCAAGGATGAGTGTCCTCCCACTGTTCTTCGCTCCCAATCTAAAGGTTCAAGACCCAGACCGGTTTCAGCTGTGTTCCTACAAAACCCTGCTAAGTCTGAGCCTCAGGTTGTAACCCCTACACCTGCTCCTCGTTGGGCAAAAGGACGACCACTTTCATCTGACCTTACCTCAAAGTTTGAGTCAATTGGGCTGTCTCTAAACCGGCGACCTGCCAGGGAGGACGGCAAAGAAAACACTCCTGAAAAGCCAAAGAGTGTTGGAGCTGTGACTCAAGAGAAAGAACAAGGTGCTGAAAAGGTAGAAGGGCCAAATAAGCCCTCTGTGCTTGAGAAAAGGACTCAAAAGGTTGAATCGAAAGAGGAGGACTCCAAGACAGACTCTAAACCTGAGGATACAGGAGGTAGCAGTATAAAAAGACGCATCAGCCTGCTCATGGACTCTTCCTCGTCCTTCTCAGTGGCGCGTGGGGATACTCCAGGGACTGAGCCTCGCTCACCTGTCTCTGATACTGACGGAGCAGTGGGGGTGAAACAGCGAATCAAAGAACTGTCTGAAGAAGTGCCTACTACGCTGTCACCACCCCAGAAGCCACAGTATAAGCCACGTACCCTAATATCTGACCGCACTAAAAG ATTTGAGGCAGAGCTTGAAAGCCATAGTTCCCATGAGCCCAAAGGCCCCCACCAGGTTGAAGAAGACCTTAGCAAAAAG tttgatTACTCCACGACTGAAGGACAGTTCACCAAACAGGAGGACAGGAATGCATCATCACTTGGAGTGCAAGACTTGCCTATCAGCAATAGGGACGGAGTGCAAACAGTACGAGCGTCTATGTTTGAGCATGTGGTGGAGAGGCATAATGTTCAAGTGATGGAGGATAACATTTCACAAGAACCAAGAGCACAGCAGGAAAGCACAATTAAGCCCATGCCCAGGCGAAACCACTCTTTGCGTATTCTAGATAACTCCTTTAAAGCTCCTGAAGATGATGATTCTGTTAGTTTGGTCAAAGCAACCTATAGAGAACAAGTTTCTCCTTCCAGCCCTGTACGTGTGGAGCATGTCTTTGACACTGTGTCTTTGTTCGGAGAGAACCGTGCTGTTAGTGAGGTTTTGCCACCCGCTTCCCTTGAGGACAAAGCTCATACACTGCGTTCTCGGCGATCAGCTCCTCACGGTAAAGAGGACAGACCTACCCATGAGATAAGTAACATGCTAACGGATGAAGCAACCACTCCACGTTACCTCAGAGTGGGGGCCTTGCAGAAATGGACTATCACAGAGGCAGGCAGAGAGATTGAATCTCAGATGGAGCAACAGAAAGAGATATTGAGAAATATGGAAGAAGAGATACAGAGGCAGATGCAATTGCACATGACTGCAGCAGCAGCATTGGAGGAAGAGGACAGTGAGAGCGAAGCAGAATGGAAGAAACAGTCAGAAGCACAAAGAGACAGGGAGAGGGAACGAGAAGAAGTTGCAGCACCCAAACGGCCTAAGATGCTAGAAGCCgaagaacaaatgaacaaacctAGAGCCACTTACTTTGCTCTGACTGGTCAGATTCAAGAGCCTGTGCATCAAGGTGAGAGAGTGGATGAGGAAGCAATCTTTGGGAGAGTTAAACGAGGTATGGTGGGTGGAGAGGACAGAGGGATGAAGGAGGTTCCATTTGATGATTTCACTGTTAGAGCAGCGCAGTGGGGCCCTCAGAATCCACCTGCTCCATTTAGAAGAAATCCTTCATTGGATGCTGCAATGCATAGAGATTTGCAAGAGgaactgcaaaaaaatgacACTGGACCAAGAACAGATCACAGATTACAAGAAAGGGAACGGCAAAAGGCAGTCAGGGAGGAGATGGAAATAGAGAGACAAAGACTAGCAGAGTTTGATAAGAAGATGGAATTGGAAAGGCAGCGAGAATTAAAGAAACAGAGAGATTTGGAGATTGAGAAACAAAAAATTGAAAGGGAGAAAAGGAGAGATGCTGAgatacagaaagaaaaagagagacaaGAGTTGGAAAGACAGAGGGAGTTGGAGAGACAAAGGGAAATGGAACGACAGAAGCGAGAAAAGGAGCGACAGAAACAAATTGAATATGAGCGAATGAAGGCTGCAGAAAGAGAACTAGAACAGCAGAGAGAGTTTGAGAGGCAACGACAAAAAGAGTTTgagcgagagaaagagagaatgcTTGACCAAGAGAGGCTTAGGCTCAGAGAATTTGAAAAACAGAAGgagatggagagagaaagagagagacagctGGAGTTGGAGAGACAAAGGGAAATTGAAAGACGAAAGCAGAGAGAACTtgaaaaacaaagagaaaaggAGAGGCTAAAGGAATTAGAAAGACAGCGAGAAGTGGAGAGGCAACGAGAGTTggagaaagagagggaaagaCAGAGACAGTTGGAAAGGCAGAGAGAATTGGACAGGCAAAGGGAACTTGAGAGGCAACAAGAGTTGGAGAGACAACAGGAAATTGAAAGACAGAGGGAGAATGAAAGGCAGAAAGAACTGGAAAGACAGAAGCAGAGAGAGCTGGAGATTGAGAGATGGAAGCGACAGAAAGCAGAGGAGAGAGAGGTCAAGAAAGAGCTGGAAGAACTCGAAAGGATCAAGGAGATTGAGAGACGACAGCTTCTTGATTTTGAGTCGCAGAGACAGCGGGAAAGGCAAGAGCAAGTGAAACAGAGATCGAAAAAAGAACGAGAAGAGAGACAACATCAGCAAGGAGCAGAACGACATCGGATGGAGACCGAGCCAGAGAAGTCTCTACCTACATCTCCACTTCGGCCCAAAGTTCTAGATCTGGATGCGGTGTCTCTTGGTTTGAAGACTGGTCGAGACAGCCGTGACAATAGCCCCACAGCCCGATGGAAGCAGCCCTCACTTCGTCCTGATGAGCTTTACAAACCTGGCATCTTAgacattgattcattcaggagtcAAACCCAACCTGATGCCTTTCCTTTAACCGGATTAGGAGGTTTAGAGTCAGGAGGTGTTGGTTCAGTGATTCATGCTCGTCCACAGGCCACACAACCAAATGTTCTCCAACCCCAAACAACATCTCAAGTTCAGTCTCCTTCTCAGTCCCAGTTTTACCCTCAGTCCCAGGCTTACTTCCAGCCCACCCCAACAGAACGTATGAGAACTCAACTCCCGCCACCTCTGCAACCTCAAATTCTGCATCAATCCCAACCTCATTCACTGCCATTTGCTACAGAAAGATCTAGGCCACAAACCCACTCGTTGACTGAGACTTCAGATTGGCCCTTTCCCATTTCATCTTTGCCCCATTCGCAAACTAATGCTTGGGGACATACTCAAACAGAGTTGGCTGTAGATGAGCCCCTTTGGGTATCCTCCATGGAAGGATCCAGAAGGCCAATTAGCACCAGACCTGGTGGCCTTGATCAGCAACTCTTCCGTCATGAGGATAGAGGTTTAAGTAACATTTTGACACCCAGTTCAACCTCTTCCATGAGTCCCATCTTTGCTCCTGTACAGCATCCCACAGTCGCACCACCCATGGTTCCAATTCAAACTTCTGTGCCGACTGCACAACCAGGTTTTGGACAAATTCAAACTCATGTGCCGACTGCACAACCAGGTTTTGGACCAATTCAAACTCCTGCACCAACTGCGCAACTAGGTTTTGGACCCATTCAAACTTCTGTGCCGACTGCACAACCAGGTTTTGGACCAATTCAAACTCCTGCGCTGACTGCGCAACCAGGTTTTGGGCCAATTCAAACTCCTGCGCCAACTGCGCAACCGAGTTTTGGACCAATTCAAACACCTGCGTTGACTGCGCAACCAACCTCTGTAGCTTCTATACTGACCCCGGAGAGATCCTGGACCTCAGCACCTTTGAATGTGGGGTCAAGTGGAGGTTTGGTTCCTTCTCTCACAACACCATTAGCTAAGAAAGAGACTTCAGTGCCCCCTAGTCAGATTGCAACCACCTCTGTCACCGATCCTATATGGACTCCAAATTGGGAGCTGGCATCCCAGGGACAGAGAGAGAACCGTACCTCACACAGGGACAAAGTACAGCAG AAACGTTCAAGGAGTATGTGTCGAAGATCTACCCCCACGGAAAGCTCTGCTGATGGCCCGTCTACCCATGTGAGAACTCGCAGAAGTCGCAGTGCACACAAAGAAAGAAGTGGAGAGAGCTCG